A single genomic interval of Rhododendron vialii isolate Sample 1 chromosome 3a, ASM3025357v1 harbors:
- the LOC131318853 gene encoding protein trichome birefringence-like has product MADATKQASINGGSLLSELKTLFSLLKNKKTKSLAFFFISAFIAFTVFLAFNPSSNSSSPWFNNIFSTFTYTSTNASSISTFSPDKSNRSHFPTILSYFFPNSSQQTPSFAPNPSPTKPSSRSQNPTFQSPTLNNPKNQTHSNKLHDKVEVFSPNQSTIGAPNSTLSTNYSSNPVPNPSSERKNISGSDKERVTKKGVTQKEDKAEVFKPNQSTIGLPKSPVAANQSSNSAPKSKSSPERENNTGNEEKRVAQKGAGSNFSSSIAKKKQSNGTNNSDGLVKQRSENLVGCDLFDGEWVKDESYPLYKPGSCSLIDEQFNCFVNGRPDNGYLKLKWKPKGCSLPRLNGSHMLELLRGKRLVFVGDSLNRNMWESLVCILRNSVKDQSKVYEASGRHHFRTEASYSFVFKDYDCTVEFFVSPFLVQEWEMPDKNGSKKETLRLDRIGISADQYKTADIIIFNTGHWWTHEKTSKGKDYYQEGTHVYGELNVVEAFRKALTTWARWVDANISPMKSHVLFRGYSASHFSGGQWNSGGQCDSETEPIRNDTFLRPYPPKMAVLESVLKGMKTRVSYLNITRITDYRKDGHPSIYRKQSFSEEERRSPLSFQDCSHWCLPGVPDAWNELLYAELLRKKNQRQKQHKMP; this is encoded by the exons ATGGCGGATGCAACCAAGCAAGCATCCATCAATGGAGGAAGCCTGCTTTCGGAACTCAAgaccctcttctctctcctcaagaacaaaaaaaccaagtctttggctttttttttcatctctgcTTTCATTGCTTTCACTGTCTTTTTAGCCTTCAACCCTTCTTCAAACTCGTCCTCCCCATGGTTCAACAACATCTTTTCCACTTTTACTTATACTAGCACAAATGCATCTTCAATTTCGACATTTTCTCCTGATAAATCGAATAGATCTCATTTCCCAACAATTTTATCTTATTTCTTCCCCAATTCCTCCCAACAAACACCCAGTTTTGCTCCTAATCCATCACCAACTAAACCTAGTTCCAGATCTCAAAATCCCACATTTCAATCTCCTACTCTgaataatccaaaaaatcagACTCACAGCAACAAATTGCATGATAAAGTTGAAGTCTTCAGCCCAAATCAGAGCACAATTGGGGCTCCAAACTCTACACTATCAACAAATTATTCTTCAAATCCAGTGCCAAATCCGTCTTCTGAGAGGAAAAATATTAGTGGGTCTGACAAGGAAAGAGTTACAAAGAAGGGTGTGActcaaaaagaagataaagcTGAAGTCTTTAAGCCAAATCAGAGCACAATTGGGCTTCCAAAGTCTCCTGTTGCAGCAAACCAATCTTCGAATTCGGCACCGAAATCGAAATCTTCTCCTGAGAGGGAAAATAACACTGGGAATGAAGAGAAAAGAGTTGCACAAAAAGGTGCCGGGTCGAATTTCAGTTCTTCGATTGCGAAGAAGAAACAGAGTAATGGGACTAATAATTCAGATGGGTTGGTGAAACAGAGGAGTGAGAATTTGGTGGGTTGTGATTTATTTGATGGAGAATGGGTGAAAGATGAATCATATCCGCTGTATAAACCGGGATCATGTTCGTTGATTGATGAGCAattcaattgttttgttaaTGGTAGGCCTGATAATGGTTATCTTAAACTCAAATGGAAGCCTAAGGGTTGCAGTCTTCCAAG ATTGAACGGCAGTCACATGTTGGAATTGCTAAGAGGAAAGAGGTTGGTTTTTGTTGGGGATTCTCTCAATAGGAATATGTGGGAATCGCTAGTTTGCATTCTTAGGAACTCTGTGAAAGATCAAAGCAAGGTTTATGAAGCATCTGGAAGGCACCATTTTCGAACCGAAGCATCTTATTCCTTTGTATTCAAA GATTATGATTGCACTGTGGAGTTCTTTGTATCGCCTTTCTTAGTTCAAGAATGGGAGATGCCAGATAAGAATGGATCGAAAAAGGAAACCCTTCGGCTTGATAGAATCGGGATATCAGCAGATCAATATAAAACCGCGGACATCATAATCTTCAACACGGGACACTGGTGGACTCATGAAAAGACTTCCAAAGG CAAAGACTATTATCAAGAGGGTACCCATGTTTACGGTGAGTTGAATGTTGTTGAGGCATTTCGGAAAGCTTTAACAACTTGGGCGAGATGGGTCGATGCAAATATAAGTCCGATGAAGAGCCATGTTTTATTCAGAGGTTATTCAGCCTCGCACTTCAG TGGTGGACAATGGAATTCTGGCGGTCAGTGTGACAGTGAAACCGAGCCCATTAGAAACGATACCTTTCTAAGGCCATATCCGCCGAAGATGGCAGTGCTGGAATCAGTGTTGAAAGGGATGAAAACCCGCGTTTCATATTTGAACATAACCAGAATTACGGATTATCGCAAAGACGGTCACCCATCGATCTATCGGAAGCAGAGTTTCTCCGAAGAGGAAAGAAGATCGCCGTTGAGTTTCCAGGACTGCAGCCATTGGTGCCTACCCGGAGTGCCAGATGCATGGAATGAGCTTCTTTACGCAGagcttttgagaaaaaaaaaccagaggCAAAAACAACACAAGATGCCAtag